A single window of Nicotiana sylvestris chromosome 3, ASM39365v2, whole genome shotgun sequence DNA harbors:
- the LOC138888416 gene encoding uncharacterized protein, producing the protein MQNNLDLKVADLIDEDTHTWKLHKISTTFEPEDVDAILSIPISIIGLNDRLLWNHSKSGNYEVKSGYYLAKGLADLSVNLMWQIWKGRNAWCFNQEMLEPTEIVSKALFEYKKYKDLLTSCLAARYSTGNEFLPKLTNFHDDVLLFKDAGLRCDDRHASIGVAALNSFGKLLHAHGSSIQYVGKTMTAEAIAIRKALECAITLGWKSVKILSDAKNVVDMIQKQVATSWEIEVLCEDIWKLSSMIDLVEFLYIPRKLNKVAHNLAKFSISLLKNISWEKFFPI; encoded by the exons ATGCAAAACAATTTAGATCTTAAGGTGGCCGACTTAATTGACGAAGATACGCATACCTGGAAACTTCATAAGATAAGTACGACCTTTGAACCTGAAGATGTAGATGCAATTTTGTCTATACCAATATCCATCATAGGTCTTAATGATAGATTGTTGTGGAATCACTCAAAATCTGGAAACTATGAAGTTAAGTCAGGTTACTATTTAGCAAAGGGTTTGGCCG ATTTGAGTGTTAATCTTATGTGGCAAATTTGGAAAGGTAGGAATGCTTGGTGTTTTAATCAGGAAATGTTAGAGCCAACTGAGATTGTTTCTAAAGCTctttttgagtataaaaaatataAAGATCTATTGACTAGTTGCCTCGCTGCACGATATTCAACTGGAAATGAGTTTCTGcctaaactaacaaattttcatGATGATGTTTTATTATTTAAAGACGCAGGATTACGGTGTGATGATAGACATGCGAGTATTGGTGTCGCGGCTTTGAATAGCTTTGGAAAACTGCTTCATGCCCATGGATCCTCAATTCAATATGTTGGGAAAACCATGACTGCTGAAGCGATTGCTATAAGAAAGGCACTTGAATGTGCTATTACTCTTGGATGGAAAAGTGTGAAGATTTTATCTGATGCTAAGAATGTTGTTGATATGATCCAAAAACAGGTGGCTACTTCATGGGAGATAGAAGTGTTGTGTGAAGACATTTGGAAGCTATCAAGCATGATAGATCTCGTCGAGTTTCTTTATATTCCAAGGAAGTTAAACAAAGTAGCGCATAATTTAGCTAAATTTTCTATTTCTTTGTTGAAGAACATCTCTTGGGAGAAGTTTTTCCCAATTTAA